In Nocardia sp. NBC_00403, the DNA window TGTGGTCGCGGGCATGCCCTTCGGGCTCCCGTACGGCATGGTGTCGGATGTCGCGGAGTTCCTCGCCGACCATGTCGTCACCCGGCTGCCGATCACCGATTCCATGGTGCGCATCGGCTTCCAGCTGCTCGACCCGGTGAAGACCGCGAAGTCCAGGATCGATTTCCTGCGCCAGCTGCACGACCGGGAAGCGTTGCTGCCCAAGGAACGTCAGCGCCGGTTCCTCAACAACGACGGCTGGGTCGGCTACGCGGGCCCGGCGGCCGCCGATCTGCTCAAACAGTTCGTCGCGCACAACCGGTTGATGCTCGGCGGCTTCGTGATTCGCGATCAGCCGATTTCGCTTGCCGAACTGAAATGCCCGATTCTGGCGTTCGTCGGTGAGGTCGACGATATCGGTCAGCCCGCCGCGGTGCGTGGCATCGTGCGGGCCGCGCCCAACGCCGAGGTGTACGAAGCCAGTTTGGTGGCAGGGCATTTCGGCCTCGTCGCGGGCAGCATGGCCACCAACCACACCTGGCCTCTTGTCCGGCAGTGGGTCGATTGGATGGACGGCGGCCAGCCGCTGCCGCCGGAGATCACGCCGATGGCCGAGCATGTCGCAAGCAACCGGCCGCTCTCGGCGGCCACCCGTGTTGTGCACACCGTCGGCACGCTGGCCGAGGCTGGTACGGGCATGGGCAAGGCGCTGGAGGGGATCGCGAACAACACCGTGCGCGGCTCGGTCGAGCTGGTCGGTGAGGCGGCGCGGGCGCTGCCGCGGTTGACCCGGCTCGGGATGATCCAGCCGCACACCCGGGTTTCGCTGGGGCGGTTGCTTGCCGAGCAGGCGCAGCGGGCGCCGTTGCGCGATCTTTTCCTGTTCGACGATCGCGTGCACACCAACGCCTCGGTCAATGTCCGCATCGATAATGTGGTGCGCGGCCTCGTCGCGGTCGGTATCCGTCCCGCGATGCGGGTCGGCGTGGTGATGGAGACCCGGCCGAGCGCGCTGGCGACCGTCGCGGCGCTCTCGCGTCTCGGTGCGGTCGCGGTGTTGCTCGCCCCCGGCGGCGAGTTGGAAAGGGCGATCGAGCTCACCGGCATCAAGACACTGGTTGCGGACCCGGAGAACCTGCGGACCGCGGCGGCCACCGGTACCAGGGTGCTGGTGCTCGGCGGCGGCGAGACACGTGGACTCGACATCCGGCAGGGTGAGAACGTGATCGACCTCGAGCAGATCGATCCCGGCCAGGTGCGGCTGCCTGCCTGGTATCGGCCGAATCCCGGCCTGGCCCGCGAACTCGCCTTCGTCCTGGTGACCGGCACCGGCGATCGGCTGGAGGCGAAGTACATCACCAACCATCGCTGGGCGCTTTCGGCGATCGGCACCGCGACCTCGGCCGATCTCGATCGCAAGGACACGGTGTACTGCCTTGCCCCGCTGCATCATTCGTCCGGCCTGCTGGTGAGCCTCGGTGGTGCGATCGCGGGCGGCAGCCGGATCGCGCTCGCCAGATCGCTCGACCCGGCCCGCTTCGCCGAGGAGGTGCACCGTTACGGCGTCACCGTGGTGACCTACACCTGGACCATGCTGCGCGACATCCTCGATGCCGAGGTGTTCCCCGCGGGGCACCGGCACCCGATCCGCCTGTTCATCGGCTCCGGCATGCCCGCGGGCCTGTGGCGGCGCACGACCGAACAATTCGACCCCGCCCGCGTGCTGGAGTTCTACGCCTCCATCGAGGGCGATGTGGTGCTGGCCAACGTCACCGGCGTCAAAGCGGGCTGCAAGGGCAGGCCGGTGCCCGGTACGGCCAAGGTGGAACTCGTCGCCTACGACCCGATGGCCGATCAAGTTCTGGTGGACGAATCCGGTTTCGCCCGCCGCTGCGCGGACAATGAAGTGGGTCTGCTGATCGGCAAGGCCTCCGACGGCGTCGACCTGTCCGACGGCGGCCTGCGCGGCCTGTTCACCGCGGGCGACGCATGGATGCCGACCGAGAATCTGTTCCGGCGCGACAGCGACGGCGACTACTGGCTGGTCGACCGCACCGACACAGTGATCCGCACGCCGCGCGGGCCGGTGTACACCCAGCCGATCGTGGACGCCCTCAACGACATCACCGCGGTCGACATGGAGGTCGCTTACGGCCTGCCCGTCGGCGGTCACTGCCTCGCTGTGGCCGCCGTCAGTGTTCGCTACGGTTTCCGGCTCGAACCCAAGGATGTGACCGAGGCGCTGCAGGTGCTCGATCATCACCAGCGCCCCGATCTGGTGTACGTGGTGGACGATATCCCGCGCAGCTCGTCCTACCGTCCGTCCGCCCGCGCCGTGCAGGCCGCCGGGCGGCCGGAAGCAGGTCCCGAAACCTGGTGGTACAACCGGGCGTCGGAGTCCTACGAGATGCTCACCGAGGTGTGCGCGCGGACGCTGCTCGGCGACTGACCGACGATTTCGGCCCCCGCTCGGGAAACCGATCGGGGGCCGAAACATGTTGTCGTACTACCGGATTCCCGGCAACGGCCGGGTCGATCGGATAGTCGGCAGGTTTTCACCGTACTATCCCTGGTGGCCGCCGATGTTGAAACGGAACCTTACAAGGAAACTGTGGGTACGAGCCTTATCTATCGCAACAGAATCGTCTACGAGCTGGCGATGCGTGGGTTGTACGGCCGCCACTACGGAGCCAGATACCGTGCCATCGCCGCTATCGTTCCCGACAGAGCCGGCGTCCTGGACGTGTGTTGTGGGCCTGCCACGCTGCACGCCCGCTATCTGCGCGGTAAATCTGTCGACTACACGGGCCTCGATCTCAACGAGCGATTCATCGCGCGTGTGCGACGCGCAGGCGGCCGCGGTGCGGTGTGGGATCTGCACTCCGACGCTGCGCTGCCGGAAGCCGACTACGTGATCATGCAGGCCAGCCTGTACCACTTCCTGCCCGAGCCGGGACCGCTGATCGACCGGATGCTGGCCGCGGCGGGCAAGCAGGTGATCATCGCCGAGCCGATCCGCAATCTGGCCTCCAGCGATAACCGGGTGCTCGCCGCGATCGGCCAGCGCTTCACCGACGCGGGCGACGGCGCGCAGGCGCACCGGTTCACCGAAGCGACCCTGGACGCGTTGTTCCGCGCCTACGAGTCGCGTGTGGTCGAGCAGTCGCTGATCGCGGGCGGCCGAGAGAAGTTGTTCGTCCTCTCGGCGTGAGATCAGACCGTGAACGCGGTGACGGTGTCGACGACGCGGGCCACCTGCTCGTCTGTCAGATCGGGCCACAGCGGCAGTCGCACGATGGTGCCGGAGAACTCGGCGCTGCGCACGCACGGCTGCGGGGTCCGGCCCAGCTTGAGGCCGGCGGGACTGGAATCCAGCGGCACATAGTGGAACGGCGCCGAGATGCCGCGTGCGCCCAGGTGCGCGATCAAGTCGTCGCGGCGTTCCTCGGTGGGCGTGCGCAGGTAGTACAGGTGCGCGGTATGTGCGCGGTCGTCGGGCACGCTCATGAGGCGAACATCATTGCGGCGCGCCCACTCCGGCAGCGCCGAGGCATAGGAGTCCCACACCCGGTGCCGTCCTGCCTGGATGGTGTCGAATTCGTCCAGCTGCGCGTCCAGCACCGCCGCGTTCAACTCGCTGGGCAGATAGCTGGAGCCGATATCCTGCCAGGAGTACTTGTCCACCGCGCCGCGCAGGAACCGGGCGCGGTCGGTGCCCTTCTCCCGGATGATCTCGGCGCGCGCCATCAGGATCTCGTCGGTGAGCAGCAGCGCGCCGCCCTCACCGCAGTGCACGTTCTTGGTGTCGTGGAAACTCAGCGTGCCCAGGCTGCCGATGGTGCCGAGCGGGCGGCCGCGCCAGCTGGCGCCGAGGCCGTGCGCGTTGTCCTCCACGATGGCGAAACCGTGCGCGTCGGCCAGGGCGAGTAGCCGGTCCATCTCGGCGGCGACGCCGCCGTAGTGGATGACGACAACGGCTTTGGTCCGCTCGGTGACCGCCGCGGCGACGGAGTCCGGGTCCAAATTGCCGGTCTCCGGGTCGATGTCGGCGAACACGCAGGTGGCCCCGCGCAGTGCCATCGAGGTCGCGGTGGAGGTGAACGCGAAGCTCGGCACGATCACTTCGTCGTCCGGGCCCAGCTCCAACAGCAGGCCTGCCATCTCCAGCGCGGAGGTGCACGAGGTGGTCAGCAGCGCGTGCGGCGCGGCAGTGATGGTCTTCAGCTTGGCGGTGGCGGCGGCGGTGAACTGCCCGTCACCGTGGCTGTGATCGGAGCCGAGCACGGCCTCCAGATTGGCCAATTCGCGGCGTGCCCGGAACGGGCGGCTGAAAATGACGCGATCAGTGCTCAAGCCGGTCGATCCCCCTGCTGGCGGCGGTCATGGACGGTTCCCGGGTATCCGCCGGGCGCGGCGTCGGTGTGTCGACGGTCAGGTAGAGCGGTTTGCCTACGAGGATATGCAAAGCGACGCCGAGGTATTCGGCGATCAGGCCGAGGGAGAACAGGGTCGCGCCGGACACCAGCAGCAGCACCACGATGATCGAGGCCCAGCCCTCCGGCGCCCAGTTTTCGGCGGTGAGCGCCTCGTAGACGACGAACGCCGCCATCACACCACCGGCGAGCGCCAGCGTGACACCGAGCAGGCTGACCAGCCGCAGACCGCGAGTACCGCTGCACAGCACCATCTTCCAGAACAGCGAGAACAGCCGCCGGTAGTTGTAGCCGGACTCCTCGCGGCCCTCGGCGCGCAGCTCGACCGGCACCTGGGCGACGGTGCCGACCACCCAGGTCAGCGCGACATCCAGATAGACACCGTTGGAGGCGACCTCGGCGAGCTGGCGTCCGATGGCGCCGCGGATGAGCCGGTAGCTCTCGAACCGGGTGGAATCCGGGAACGCGAACACTGTGGCGAGCACGATCTTCGCGCCGCGCGAGGTGAGGTTGCGCAGGAAACCGTGCGGGCGGGTGTTGGTTGGCCTCGAATAGACCAGATCGGCGCGCTCGGCGAGGGCCGCGTCCAGGAAGGTGCCGATGAATCGGGGATCGTGCTGGCCGTCCTCGTCCATGGTGACGATCCAGCTGCCGCGGGCGGCGGACATGCCGGCGATGGTCGCGGCGTCCTGGCCGAAATTGCGACTCAGCCAGACGGTGCGGACCTCGGGGTAGGTCTGCTCGAGCTCCTGTAACACCACATCGGACCGATCCGGCCCGTGGTCGTGCACCAGGATGATCTCGTCGATCGTGAACACGGCGCCGCCGGGCGTCTCGGTGGGAACGGTCAGCTCGTGCAATTCGGCGACCAGCCTGCTGATGGTGTCCTCGCCCCGATAGATCGGCACGACGACGGACACCGTGTGCGCGCTGCCCGCATCGGGGCGGGGTTTGCCGTTCGGCGCTGCGGCATCGGTGTGGGGCGTGGAAGTAGTGGGAATCGGCATCAGCTGGATCGACTTTCGCTAACGGTGCGTGCCGGTACTCCCCGCTGGACAGCAGAGCCCGAGCCGCCCAGAACTCTAGCACGGTGCGGGTTTCGGCTTCCGCGACCGATGCCAAGCGGCATCGCGCACGGTAGGGTCTGGAACTCGTGACGGATAGTGCAGCGCTCGATTCGCGGCGAGACGTGTACCGCTGGGGAGCCATCACCGCGATCGGGGCGGTCGCGGGGTATATCGCGGTCCTGCTCGCCAACGTCCGGCACTTCTATACCGACGACACCGAATCCCAGTACACCGGGTTGTGGATCGGCCTCGGCCGGTCGTTGCGTGACGGCACC includes these proteins:
- a CDS encoding acyl-CoA synthetase gives rise to the protein MAGSVQRLMATAQNGLEVIRFGGLTHDVESSPFEVVERRRMYRLRHYFPDDATPGRPVAVLVPPLMVNADIWDVNAEDGAVGILHRGGIDCWVVDFGSPASEEGGWERDLADHVLAISSAIDTVSEATGSSVHLMGYSQGGMFAYQTSAYRYGKGVASIVTFGSPVDVVAGMPFGLPYGMVSDVAEFLADHVVTRLPITDSMVRIGFQLLDPVKTAKSRIDFLRQLHDREALLPKERQRRFLNNDGWVGYAGPAAADLLKQFVAHNRLMLGGFVIRDQPISLAELKCPILAFVGEVDDIGQPAAVRGIVRAAPNAEVYEASLVAGHFGLVAGSMATNHTWPLVRQWVDWMDGGQPLPPEITPMAEHVASNRPLSAATRVVHTVGTLAEAGTGMGKALEGIANNTVRGSVELVGEAARALPRLTRLGMIQPHTRVSLGRLLAEQAQRAPLRDLFLFDDRVHTNASVNVRIDNVVRGLVAVGIRPAMRVGVVMETRPSALATVAALSRLGAVAVLLAPGGELERAIELTGIKTLVADPENLRTAAATGTRVLVLGGGETRGLDIRQGENVIDLEQIDPGQVRLPAWYRPNPGLARELAFVLVTGTGDRLEAKYITNHRWALSAIGTATSADLDRKDTVYCLAPLHHSSGLLVSLGGAIAGGSRIALARSLDPARFAEEVHRYGVTVVTYTWTMLRDILDAEVFPAGHRHPIRLFIGSGMPAGLWRRTTEQFDPARVLEFYASIEGDVVLANVTGVKAGCKGRPVPGTAKVELVAYDPMADQVLVDESGFARRCADNEVGLLIGKASDGVDLSDGGLRGLFTAGDAWMPTENLFRRDSDGDYWLVDRTDTVIRTPRGPVYTQPIVDALNDITAVDMEVAYGLPVGGHCLAVAAVSVRYGFRLEPKDVTEALQVLDHHQRPDLVYVVDDIPRSSSYRPSARAVQAAGRPEAGPETWWYNRASESYEMLTEVCARTLLGD
- a CDS encoding class I SAM-dependent methyltransferase, with amino-acid sequence MGTSLIYRNRIVYELAMRGLYGRHYGARYRAIAAIVPDRAGVLDVCCGPATLHARYLRGKSVDYTGLDLNERFIARVRRAGGRGAVWDLHSDAALPEADYVIMQASLYHFLPEPGPLIDRMLAAAGKQVIIAEPIRNLASSDNRVLAAIGQRFTDAGDGAQAHRFTEATLDALFRAYESRVVEQSLIAGGREKLFVLSA
- the rffA gene encoding dTDP-4-amino-4,6-dideoxygalactose transaminase, translating into MSTDRVIFSRPFRARRELANLEAVLGSDHSHGDGQFTAAATAKLKTITAAPHALLTTSCTSALEMAGLLLELGPDDEVIVPSFAFTSTATSMALRGATCVFADIDPETGNLDPDSVAAAVTERTKAVVVIHYGGVAAEMDRLLALADAHGFAIVEDNAHGLGASWRGRPLGTIGSLGTLSFHDTKNVHCGEGGALLLTDEILMARAEIIREKGTDRARFLRGAVDKYSWQDIGSSYLPSELNAAVLDAQLDEFDTIQAGRHRVWDSYASALPEWARRNDVRLMSVPDDRAHTAHLYYLRTPTEERRDDLIAHLGARGISAPFHYVPLDSSPAGLKLGRTPQPCVRSAEFSGTIVRLPLWPDLTDEQVARVVDTVTAFTV
- a CDS encoding glycosyltransferase family 2 protein; the encoded protein is MPIPTTSTPHTDAAAPNGKPRPDAGSAHTVSVVVPIYRGEDTISRLVAELHELTVPTETPGGAVFTIDEIILVHDHGPDRSDVVLQELEQTYPEVRTVWLSRNFGQDAATIAGMSAARGSWIVTMDEDGQHDPRFIGTFLDAALAERADLVYSRPTNTRPHGFLRNLTSRGAKIVLATVFAFPDSTRFESYRLIRGAIGRQLAEVASNGVYLDVALTWVVGTVAQVPVELRAEGREESGYNYRRLFSLFWKMVLCSGTRGLRLVSLLGVTLALAGGVMAAFVVYEALTAENWAPEGWASIIVVLLLVSGATLFSLGLIAEYLGVALHILVGKPLYLTVDTPTPRPADTREPSMTAASRGIDRLEH